One genomic segment of Brassica napus cultivar Da-Ae chromosome A3, Da-Ae, whole genome shotgun sequence includes these proteins:
- the LOC106437765 gene encoding cyclin-dependent kinase inhibitor 4 isoform X1, with amino-acid sequence MGKYIKKNKLHGEALSLMDVSPSPSPSPLGVLTRAKSLALQRRLQKPPSSPSPNPPPSKQKMTDCSGGSYLQLRSRRLQKKPPIVVIRSSKRRKQQQQRREEEGRNPNPNPQNSIRGSGGDGSSRSDSVAESVVFGKEKDFNGGINRELDGSESFNRTTSRESTPCSLIQKPESIPSPGSSTKLSNGISGNSNQREDSFSGSHRHLPTTPEMDEFFSGAEEEQQKQFIEKYNFDPVNEQPLPGRFEWKKVDD; translated from the exons ATGGGAAAATACATAAAGAAGAACAAACTCCACGGAGAAGCTCTATCCTTGATGGACgtctctccttctccttctccttctccgcTCGGCGTTCTCACCCGAGCCAAGTCCTTAGCTCTCCAACGCCGCCTCCAAAAACCCCCCTCTTCCCCTTCTCCCAACCCTCCGCCGTCGAAACAGAAGATGACTGATTGTTCCGGCGGCTCGTATCTCCAGCTGCGGAGCCGCCGGCTCCAGAAGAAGCCTCCGATTGTCGTGATTCGCTCAAGTAAACGGAGAAAGCAACAGCAGCAGCGGAGGGAGGAAGAGGGTcgaaaccctaaccctaatccCCAAAATTCGATTCGTGGGTCCGGTGGTGATGGGTCGTCGAGGTCGGATTCGGTTGCGGAGAGTGTCGTGTTTGGTAAAGAGAAGGACTTTAACGGTGGAATCAACAGAGAGCTCGATGGCAGTGAAAG CTTCAACAGGACCACAAGTAGGGAATCCACACCATGCAGTTTGATACAAAAGCCAGAATCCATCCCAAGTCCTGGATCATCTACGAAGCTTAGCAACGGTATTAGTGGCAACAGCAACCAAAGAGAAGATAGTTTTTCAGGGAGCCATCGTCACCTACCAACTACACCTGAAATGGACGAGTTTTTCTCTGGTgctgaagaagaacaacaaaagCAATTCATTGAGAA GTACAACTTTGATCCTGTGAACGAACAACCACTACCGGGACGGTTTGAATGGAAGAAGGTAGATGATTAG
- the LOC106437765 gene encoding cyclin-dependent kinase inhibitor 4 isoform X2 produces the protein MGKYIKKNKLHGEALSLMDVSPSPSPSPLGVLTRAKSLALQRRLQKPPSSPSPNPPPSKQKMTDCSGGSYLQLRSRRLQKKPPIVVIRSSKRRKQQQQRREEEGRNPNPNPQNSIRGSGGDGSSRSDSVAESVVFGKEKDFNGGINRELDGSERTTSRESTPCSLIQKPESIPSPGSSTKLSNGISGNSNQREDSFSGSHRHLPTTPEMDEFFSGAEEEQQKQFIEKYNFDPVNEQPLPGRFEWKKVDD, from the exons ATGGGAAAATACATAAAGAAGAACAAACTCCACGGAGAAGCTCTATCCTTGATGGACgtctctccttctccttctccttctccgcTCGGCGTTCTCACCCGAGCCAAGTCCTTAGCTCTCCAACGCCGCCTCCAAAAACCCCCCTCTTCCCCTTCTCCCAACCCTCCGCCGTCGAAACAGAAGATGACTGATTGTTCCGGCGGCTCGTATCTCCAGCTGCGGAGCCGCCGGCTCCAGAAGAAGCCTCCGATTGTCGTGATTCGCTCAAGTAAACGGAGAAAGCAACAGCAGCAGCGGAGGGAGGAAGAGGGTcgaaaccctaaccctaatccCCAAAATTCGATTCGTGGGTCCGGTGGTGATGGGTCGTCGAGGTCGGATTCGGTTGCGGAGAGTGTCGTGTTTGGTAAAGAGAAGGACTTTAACGGTGGAATCAACAGAGAGCTCGATGGCAGTGAAAG GACCACAAGTAGGGAATCCACACCATGCAGTTTGATACAAAAGCCAGAATCCATCCCAAGTCCTGGATCATCTACGAAGCTTAGCAACGGTATTAGTGGCAACAGCAACCAAAGAGAAGATAGTTTTTCAGGGAGCCATCGTCACCTACCAACTACACCTGAAATGGACGAGTTTTTCTCTGGTgctgaagaagaacaacaaaagCAATTCATTGAGAA GTACAACTTTGATCCTGTGAACGAACAACCACTACCGGGACGGTTTGAATGGAAGAAGGTAGATGATTAG